The nucleotide sequence AAGAAAGAACTCGGCGGGCTGGGGTTCAACATCGGCGGGAAGAACACGCCGGCGAGCGAGACGCCCATCACGCCCATCATCATCGGCGACGGCCGCGCGACGATGGAGTTCTCGCGCGAGCTGTTCAAGGAGGGCGTGTTCGGGACGGGCATCGCGTTCCCCACGGTGCCGGAGGGCAAGGCGCGCATCCGGACGATCATGACGGCGACGCACACGCGCACGCAGCTGGATAGGGCGCTCGATGTGCTGGGGCGAGTGGGGAAGAAGATGGGAATCATCTGATTGCCGATTGTCGATTGCCGATTGCCGATTTGAAACCGTGAAGAGGCTTGCCATCGCCGCGTTTCCAGCCGTACTGGTCGCGTTGGCCATCGCGGCGCCTTTTCTGGCCGATGCGCCGTGGGTGGCGATCTCCATCCGGCGGTTCTTCTCCTATGTCTGCCACCAGGATCCGGCACGGTCGTTCTGGCTGGCGGGCGCGCCGGTGGCGGTGTGCGTGCGGTGCCTGGGGATCTATATGGGGGCGGCCGCAGGCGCGCTGCTCCCGGCGCGGCGGGAAGTGGTGTTGCGGATGTTCGTCGCGGCGGTCGCGATGAATCTCGTTGATATCGGCGCGGAATGGGCGGGATGGCACGGGAACCTGCCCGCGCTGCGGTTTGCGCTGGGGATGATCGCGGGGTTGGTGGCGGGGGCGCTGGTGGTGTCGTCCCTACGGGACTCGGAAGGTTCTAAACGCGC is from Terriglobales bacterium and encodes:
- a CDS encoding DUF2085 domain-containing protein; the protein is MSIADCRFETVKRLAIAAFPAVLVALAIAAPFLADAPWVAISIRRFFSYVCHQDPARSFWLAGAPVAVCVRCLGIYMGAAAGALLPARREVVLRMFVAAVAMNLVDIGAEWAGWHGNLPALRFALGMIAGLVAGALVVSSLRDSEGSKRAAPTASAVG